The bacterium genome includes the window GCTGCTGCCATGATACACATAAGCACGGCCTTCATCTGTCGCGCCATTGTCATAAAAGGGCGCTCCCACGATCACATCACTATAACCATCTCCATTTACATCTCCGGCGCTTGCCACTGAATAACCAAAACCTACAAATATTTCATTACCCTCCACAATCCAATTTGCTGTAGCGGCTAACCCTGAGGTGCTGCCATGATATACAAAAACACGGCCTTCATTTGTCTCTCCATTATCATAAAAGGGCGCTCCCACGATCACATCACTATAACCATCTCCATTCACATCACCTGCACTTGCAACAGAATAGCCAAACCAGGTATCTACCTGATCACTCTCTGCTGTCCAGGCGGCTGTATTTGCCAGCCCGGCGCTGCTCCCATGATACACATAAGCACAACCCTCATCTGTCTCGCCATTGTCATAATAGTGCGCTCCCACTATCACATCACTATAACCATCTCCATTTACATCTCCGGCACTGGCCACAGATCTGCCAAACTCTGCGCCAGTTTGATCACTCTCTGCTGTCCAATTTGCTGTACCTGCCATCCCTGAACTGCTGCCATGATACACAAAGACACGGCCTTCATCTGTCGCGCCATTGTCATAAGCATGCGCTCCCACGATTACATCACTATAACCATCTCCATTCACATCTCCGGCACTGGCTACAGATCTGCCAAACTCTGCGCCAGTTTGATCGCTCTCTGCTGTCCAGGCAGATGCATCTGCCAGCCCTGAGCTGCTGCCATGGTACACATAAGCACGGCCTTCATTGCTCGCGCCATTGTCATAACCATACGCTCCCACTATTACATCACTATAGCCATCTCCATTCACATCTCCGGCGCTTGCCACTGAATAACCAAAATATGCATATGTTTGATCACTTTCATCTGTCCAGGCAGCTGTATTTTCCAGCCCTGAGCTGCTGCCATGATACACATAAGCACGACCTTCATCTTGCTCGCCATTGTTATAAAAATGCGCTCCCACGATCACATCACTATATCCATCTCCATTCACATCTCCGCTACTTGCCACAGATCTGCCAAACCCTGCATCTACCTGATCACTCTCTGCAATCCAATTTGCCGTAGCGTTTAATCCCGAGCTGCTGCCATGATACACATAAGCACGGCCTTCATTGCTCTCCCCATTGTCATATCTATACACTCCCACGATCACATCACTATATCCATCTCCATTCACATCCCCTGCACTTGCCACAGATCTGCCAAACTCTGCGCCAGTTTGATCACTCTCGGCTGTCCAGGCAGCTGTACCTGCCAGCCCTGAGCTGCTGCCATGGTACACATAAGCACGGCCTTCATCTGTCTCTCCATGGTCATAATAATACGCTCCCACGATCACATCACTATACCCATCCCCATTTACATCTCCGGCGCTTGCCACTGAATAACCAAAATATGCATTCGCTTGATCACTCTCTGCTGTCCATCCGGGATTGGTCATCAAGGGATCAATGACTATGGGGTATTTTGCATTGGTATCCTGGTACGCTACAATGATTGTGTTTTTTTCCACTCTTATTTCCGAGGGCAATAACTTATCTGACGCATCTTTGACCTTTAATTGTCCGTATCTCATGATAACCGCCTGATGCTCATCTACGAAATCTATGCTGTTTTGATCTGCTGCCAACCGCAAGGTCAAGCCCTCTATCCTGCAGGATTGAATCATTACCCAGGGGTCACTGCCGGAAGATTTTTTGGAACCTGCAACCGGCTTTTGGTAGATGATAAATCCTTGCTCTATGCCTTCGGGTTTGTTCTCATACCACTCTTTCATCTGCTTGCGATCATAGGTAACCATATTCCCTTGTACGCTTCTTTCGCCCTTATCGACTGATTCCATGTTCCCCAGCCGGCCCATTTGATCAGTCTCCCATTGCCACTGCCATTTTTTGGTTTTGGATTTCTCTTCTTTTTCAGAGGATATTGTTCGCGGCTCAAATCCCACCTTGTTCTCATGCACAGTCATCCGGAAATTATGCTTTCGATTCGGCGCCTGGAGCAGGCCTTGTTTATTTTTGCTGAGCTCATATTCCTGCGCTTTGATCTTTTCCATGGCTTGACTGAGCCACGCTTTATCTGCTCCGCCAGCCACGGCTTTTGGATCAATCGCAGGCTCGCTTAACTGCTTGGAATCTTGTGGCCTGTGATCGCTTTTTTGCACCACCATATAGGCGCCCAAACTGATCAGACCAACCACACTCACCATGATGATGATGGTTATAATTCGTTTAATGTTTACAGACATTTTCTTTTCCTCCGGGAGTTGAATCAACCATGGCAAGCAATGCCATCTTTGCCTTTCATTCCGTCTTTGGCAACACCACCGGATCCGACCGGCGAAATAATAATCATGGTTACACTCCATGGCATGTCTATTGCCATTTATTATAATAAATGGCAATAGACATGCCAATGATAGTTATACAAAAACTTATGCTTTCTGTGGCCTGATCCGCGATAAATCTCAAATCACTCCCCTGAACAAGAGCGAGGAGACCACGGCCTTACACTATTACCCGGCGAATACATGGATTTCGCCTGCGTTATTGAACAATCAGCCTATCTTCTTCATCAATTTCTCTACACGTTTCCGGGTACTTTTTTTAGGTGCATCCAGATATTTATTGGCATATGTTACTATGGCATGTCTATCAGCTGGTTTTAAATTATCAGTTATTTTAATAAAAGCTTCTAATATCCAATCCACTTCATTAATTGAAGCAGTTTCTAAAGCACGAATCAAAATCGGCAAAACACATTTAGCTTCTTGAGTTGATAAAGCACCAACAGCACCTAAATATAATGCCGTTGCACCGGACAAACAAACACCTTGACTTTCTTTCAAATACTGCTTGGCATAGCTGATTGCTTTAATACTGCTCCGGGGATTCAATGAAGCACAATAGCTAAATGTCATCATAATCATCCAACGTGTTTGGGGCTCCGGCATATCCAAGGCAGGTAATAATTTTTCGAGATAAGGCGCAATGAGTTTTGGTTTTTTCTCAGCTGTTTTTTCAATTATTTTTGCAGCACCGGCACGAATACTTTTGGATTTTATATTTTCAGGTTCAAAGCAGGTTAATTGAACAGCCTCTCTCAGCACTTCTTTTTTACCTGCTAATACAACTTTGGCCAATTCCTTGCCAAGTGCTGATGATACTGTCCCTTTATTCCTTTGCAGTTCAGGTAAAATAGACATAGCGCAAATCCTTTCTCGGTAATCGAAAACGAAATGATATTCCCCCGAAAAAACAACACACTATTAAACATCGCCGGACAAACACACAGGTCTGCCCTTACGGCTTCGGGCGCACGAACCTGGTGCCGGACACAAATAATTCTTAACAATTCAACATAATTTTCAAACGACCAGGGTGATTGTATGGTTTTTTTTGCAGACAGTCTAGAAAAAATTTGGGTTGAAGGGGGGGAATATTTGTAAGCGTCAAACTATCCGCATCTTGAATGTTTAAAGATACTCGTTCATAATGCTTCCATAAAACCAAAAAGAAGTCATCATGAAAAGAATACGTCAAAATCAACCCGCCACCCACTGCATTTTCATACTCCAGGTTATAAATCTCA containing:
- a CDS encoding integrin alpha; this encodes MSVNIKRIITIIIMVSVVGLISLGAYMVVQKSDHRPQDSKQLSEPAIDPKAVAGGADKAWLSQAMEKIKAQEYELSKNKQGLLQAPNRKHNFRMTVHENKVGFEPRTISSEKEEKSKTKKWQWQWETDQMGRLGNMESVDKGERSVQGNMVTYDRKQMKEWYENKPEGIEQGFIIYQKPVAGSKKSSGSDPWVMIQSCRIEGLTLRLAADQNSIDFVDEHQAVIMRYGQLKVKDASDKLLPSEIRVEKNTIIVAYQDTNAKYPIVIDPLMTNPGWTAESDQANAYFGYSVASAGDVNGDGYSDVIVGAYYYDHGETDEGRAYVYHGSSSGLAGTAAWTAESDQTGAEFGRSVASAGDVNGDGYSDVIVGVYRYDNGESNEGRAYVYHGSSSGLNATANWIAESDQVDAGFGRSVASSGDVNGDGYSDVIVGAHFYNNGEQDEGRAYVYHGSSSGLENTAAWTDESDQTYAYFGYSVASAGDVNGDGYSDVIVGAYGYDNGASNEGRAYVYHGSSSGLADASAWTAESDQTGAEFGRSVASAGDVNGDGYSDVIVGAHAYDNGATDEGRVFVYHGSSSGMAGTANWTAESDQTGAEFGRSVASAGDVNGDGYSDVIVGAHYYDNGETDEGCAYVYHGSSAGLANTAAWTAESDQVDTWFGYSVASAGDVNGDGYSDVIVGAPFYDNGETNEGRVFVYHGSTSGLAATANWIVEGNEIFVGFGYSVASAGDVNGDGYSDVIVGAPFYDNGATDEGRAYVYHGSS